Below is a window of Rattus norvegicus strain BN/NHsdMcwi chromosome 5, GRCr8, whole genome shotgun sequence DNA.
ACCAACCCAAGAACATTCTTCTCCTACACAGAACACAAAGTACTTGGGCAGCAAGATGGCTCGGTAAggaaaggcacatgccaccactgGGCAAccatctctgggacccacatagtggaaggagaaaactgactcttgaaagtagtcctctaacctccatatgTGCACCATGggatatgtacatacacacacacacacacacacacacacacacacacacacaaatataccaaaattttattttaaaaaactatacCTGATTTAATGTGATtctcaaattatttcattttctaaactAATAATTGTTTTTCCTTCCATTACATAGGCTTTGGCCTTTGGAGTGTAGTGTGGCTGCAATTAGGAGGGGGGAAAATGGTGCTTTCCCCCATGTTTGCCAACAGAACAAGCCTCTGCCCTTGCTGCTGAAGCAGCTTACATGCGAGTTTTGATATGTCTATATCACTACGTTCTGATTTTAGAAGTTATGTTTCCAGAGACAGTGGTGAAAATAGTTGTAATTCTAGCAAGgacgcagaggcaggagagttgccTCAAGCTGAAGGCCAATCATAGTGTCTATAGCAATTTCTAGTCTAGCCAGGACCAACTGTGTGATTCTATTTTTCAAAAGGGGCTTGGGGGCTGGGAcatagctcagtcagtaagggGCTGACCTGGAAAGCTtgattccccagaacccaggtaaaaTTTTCAGGCGTGGTGGTgagtgcttataatcccagcactgggcaggtagagacaggcagatccctggggatCTCTGGCCAGGCTACTTGTCAAGTTCTGggccagtgagaccctgcctcaacaaaatAAGTGGATGGCTCCtggggaatgacacctgaggaCATCCTCTGTTCTTAATATGCACTCTGTCacatgacaacacacacacacacacacacacaaacacacacacacacacacagtgtgagcTTTGCTATGCATCCACTCTGTAAAAATACAAATCATACAGCAATGTATAAAGTAAAAAAATGGTGGcccaggcctataatcccagcactttagaggcagggacaggagaagcaagagttcaaggtcattcacaGCTACATAGAAACATAGAAAATTCCAGGCCAACTCGGGCAACTGAGACCTATCTGGTTTCTTTCTTAATCCCTCTCTTGTCCCACTAAACCTGGAACCTGGTGACCTGATTAGACTGTCTGACCgacaagccccagggatcccctTGTCTTCACCTCCCCCacattgggattacaggtgcacttCCCTACACCTGTGGGTGTGGGCTCCAACCTAGGTTCTCACGTTTATGCAACAAGCACTTTAACGACAGAGCTGTCTCCCTAGCCCTGGgcctatttcttcttttccttgtttttattatgatttatttgtttactttgtgtGCTTTTGTGTCTCTATGGGGACATGTGACTGTCTGTGTGTAGagctcagaagacaacttgtacaacttgttttgtttttatcttcagGCCATCATAGTCTCTGGAGGAAAGGATCTGGAATGGCTTAGTGGCCATTGTTTTATCCAACTGAGCAATCTTGCTGGCCCAAAGCTTATCACTGTGCACTGTATAATGCATCATAAGCCTGTGTTTTAATTGGCTTTTCAATTACTAAGTAACTACTAGTTTCGGTGATGGGGTACAGAAGGGTTTCGTGTGGGTGTGTGACCGGCTATTCTTCTGGAGTTTTCATATGTTGCTCTCTACAAGCTGGTGGCAGAGAGTCCCACTGTGCCATAAATACACCCCATTTAACAGATTCACCTAAACAATCTTAATGTTTTTTTGGGAGGGAAAAATGTTTGACACCGTCAGTGAAACACTGAGGTTGCACTGAGAGAATCTAGAAAAGATGTAGGGTAAAGGCAAGAGCCTCTGGCTATAATAAACCAGATAGGAAGTGGCTATGTTTCCCCATTTTCCTAGTACACGAAATGCCAAAGAGTCCATGACAGCCTAGAAGGCCTGACTagattttttgatttttttttaagatttatttattttatgtatatgagtacactgtagctgtcttcagacataccagaagaggacatcagatcccattacagatggttgtgagccaccatgtggttgccgggaactgaactcaggatctctggaagggcAATCAGtgcttctcccccccccccgccccccccccccccccggagctgaggaccgaacccagggccttgcgcttcctaggcaagcgctccaccactgagctaaatccccaacccctgcagtcagtgctcttaaccactgacccatttcTCCATCCTCCCCTGACTAGATCTTCGATAAGATACTTCACCCCCTCGGGAGTTCAAACTTCCTCCTCCCTAATTACATCTTTGTCTGTTGAAACCCCATCTGAGCTTTCTGATCCAAAACAAAACTCACCATGATATAACTTGCCCTGAGTGAAAATCAAGTCTCTCCCTTCCCCAGTCCCAACATTAAGTACTACAGCACAGAGCTGAAGAGTTTTCTGCCTCTGTGGACCTTTCCTAATTTCTCACAGGGATCTACatacacactaaaataaaaatagtctcCTGGGAGAAAAGTACCTGCAGACAAgacagatgacctgagttcaattcctcagACTGACAGAGTGGGAGGTGGGAAGCCACTCCTGCAAGCtgctctcctgacctccacacaagcgCTATAGCACGCATGGCACACCCATATgaaacatccacacacagaatTAAAATAAGATAACATGCAAATGACAGATTTGTTAGAGAATAAACAGCTCTTGTCTGCTAATACACAGCTGAAAGAGGAGACACAATTTCGTAGGAAAAAAAATTGTCACCTAGGCGTCCTTGGGTGTAAAATGAGAGCAGCACATAAGATCAGATAAAAGATGGGAAGCCCTTATACAGTTAGTCCGGTGGGTGTTAAGCAAAGCGAACGTCAATGTCAGGCTGCTGAGCCCGGCGGGGGCGTGGCCACCGGAATTGCCTTGGTCCACAGTCCCTGCTCGCGGTCATGTGATTGCTAAGATGGCGTCGCCCGGTTACCGGAGGCTGCTAGCTGCGGCTCTGCTTCCTTGGTGTTGCGCCGCCTGGGCCCTGGGACATCTGGACCCACCTTCTCCACCACCGCTGGTGATCTGGCAtgggatgggtgagtgggtgtggACGGAGGCATCCTTTTCCCGCCTCGGTTCTTAGACCGGAAGGGATGTAGGGATTCCACAGCATCCTCGTACTCTAGCGTTTTCGGATTTGGGGGCTGTTTTGCGCTGACGGCAAGGGAGACAGGTGTCTTTAGTGAGTGCTCAGGAAGTATCGTGCACTGCTGGGTTTATGCTTTGTTAAAATCCTAGCTGCGGTAGCATCAGCCTGCAACATCGCACAGTCCCGCCAGCCTGTCCCTGCAGAGCTGGGCAGCACACTCAGGCTTTCATTCCTTCACATCTGAATACCAGCACCTGCATGTCCTTCACACAGTTACCTCGCAGCACCAGCTCCACCTGAGCATGAAGCATTCTTCATCTTTCTGGAACTTGCTTTCCAGTGGGGGAAAACCTAACGAAATAAGGGGAACTTGTCAAATGGCCGTGGGTGCAGTGAAAACAGGCATAACACCTGGAAGAAGTTAGAGCCTATATGGATGTGTGGTCAGGGGAGTAGCAGATGCAAAGTCCCCTAGCTTGGTATCTCATTGTCCAGATCAGTGTagcagaagcagagggagcaAGGGAAGAGAGGGTGCGCACATAGGCTGGGGCTTTTaagactagtgtgaggtggaattggACTCAAACGGGTGAGGACTTGAATAGCAAGACGTACCTACTTTACATTTGTAAAGAATGTTTCTAAACCCATTGTGCTAACCAGTGACTGCCAAGAGCTTGTTTAGGAAAGTAATTCCCCGGgctttcaggaggcagaagcaggaggaacacCCCAAGTTTGAGGCCTGCATGATCTACACGGCAAGTCCCacgtcagccagagctacatgggaagaccatataattaaaattaaaagtgaaagGATCTTTCTATTTGTGACAATAAATGGACATGTAGACCCCTCAAGTGGTCACTGAAACCAAGCTGTGTCTGTGAGGTCTGGGAGAAGTTGTCATTAGAAAGAAAGGGATTGGGAACAGTCAGCTGAGATCAGGAAATTCAGGCTCCTTGTCAACAGAGACAACAACAGGCATGTTTTGGGGGAGCTCAGATTTATTAGCTGTGAAGATGCGTTTTCTTGAAGAGTCTTAGAGAGATTCCCTATATAAATTCAGCTCAGTGGCCTGTTTGTCCTAGAGAGTCGCTGTCTTTATCCTGTAGCTATtcagttgtttctttttctcttgggaTAAGGTGATGAGGGATCAGAGCCAAGGCCAGGCTCGTTCCAGGACtatagaaagggaggagggagactgtATACGGTCATACTTTATGGGTTAAAAGCATGAGAACCTGTCTTTTCCCACCAGTGTCCACATTTCTGTTGTAGTTGCTGTGTTGAGAATAGATTGTAGATGTCACGGGACTGGAAGGGGACACTGCAGACCTTAAGCCCGAGATCTGCCTGTGGCTCAGAGCCGTATGGCGACAGCCGTGTGGTAACATGGAGTATGGCACCAAAGGATTAGATGTGGCATTAGAGATGAAAGGGGCAGAGATGACGCCACCAGTTTTGGCTCGGACAATTAGAAAGTGAAGTTGTTTGATGAAGATGGGATTGCATGGAGAGTGAACACActtgggatgtgtgtgtgaagtcatttttttttaaaccaaagtaACACACACTGATACTTGCTGCCCTCAAGAAGCTCAGAATAGGATCCtagccagaccctgtctcaaaacaaaagaaatagaggTTCTGCTTTTGGACTTAGTAACTTAAAGGGTGCATCGTTATTGTTTTGGTGTGTTGCTAAGTTTAATTTGAgggtctttttttattatttctttgtgtgtgtgtgtgtgtgtgtgtgtgtgtgtgtgtgtgtgtgtgtgtgtgtggcatgtaacCCCTGCACCATTACAGACCTAGATTTTCggctgagacaaggtctcatttgGTGCAGGCTAGCTCATAATTTATATTTGTTGTCTAGACAAGaatgattttgaacttctgatcttacCCCTTCTCCCACAGCCCCCAAagagctaggattataggcatgtgcaaATATGCTGGGCTCACTTGgcctgtctgttttgttttgtttttttgaaactgTATCTTTTGTAGGCCAAGCTATCAACTATGTAGCCAAGGCCTCCTTTGGTCCTTATTCATCACAACTTGGTGGATGGCATTAGGAGAGAAATAGAAGCTTCTCTAAGGCAGAGTGTTTTCTCCTTAACCTTCCCATTCAAGTGCAAAGTGAACACCATATCAGCCCACATTTCTACTCAGTGGTCCATTGGCTTCCTGTTTTTAGTTCTGGTTGTTCTTGGGAAAGGAAACAATTTAGGACAAGGTTGAGACTCTGAGCTCCAAGGCTCTCACTCCCAAATTTATACAAGTTGGAGGTCAGCAGTTTCCCAAAGTTCACAACAACCGTTTGATTAAATTTTGTGCCTCAGATATTTCTTGAATTTTCATCCTGGTCTCTGACCTTACAGTTGTGTGTCACCAGACCTTCATTCTGATCCCTGATGTTACAGATGTGTGAGACTATGCctgccttctcttttttctttctatttctttcttttttgctttttttttttaagatttatttattatatgtaagtacactgtagctgtcttcagacacaccagaagagggcatcagagctcattatagatggttgtgagccaccatatggtcactgggacttgaacttgggacctccggaagagcagtcagtgttcttaaccactgagccatctctccagccctttcttttgCTTTAAGACAGGGACTCATGCAGCCCAGATTAGCCTCAAACTTTACCAAgaaactgaggatgaccttgaactcctaattcttctctctctgccttcaacGTGCTAGAACCGTATCTGTACACTTCTTGTCTGGTTTATGCAGTCCTAGGGGGCCTCCCCAGGGCCTAGTGCATCCTGGGCAAACACTCTCTCAGCAGGGCTACTTCTCCAGCCCCACGTGGCCTTCTGAAGCATCTCAGCGCCTGCTAGACAGAGCTTAAACTTGTGTTCTTTTGTCAGTTACCGTTGACTTGAAACTCATGTATCACCAGGTTCACAGTTTTCAGTGCACAATTCTGTGGCATTGGGCCTGTTCACAAGCCGAGGCTTCCTTGTAGTTTCAGAACTTGTCAGCACCCTGGAAACCTTCCATATGGGTTAAGTCATTGTTTTCTTCCCCATCCTCTCGCTCCTAACCTCCAGCCTATTTTCCATGCTTGTGAAGGTGTCTTATTCTGGACAAAACAGGTAAAAGGTATTGGATAATTTGTCTTTTGTGCAGGATTATTTTACGGAACATGCTTTGGGGTTCATCCAAGTTGTAGCATGTGTCAGCCCTTCATTTCTACTTATGAGTGAATAGTGTTCCATTGTATGTCGATTCCACAGATTATTTATCCAGTAATGgacatttggctttttttttctgcctttaagCTATTACCAACAACACCGCTTTAGATATCCGTGTAAGGTTTTATCTCTGTGTCTTCACTTTTCTTCGTTGTCTAGTAGGAGTAGAGTAGCTGGGTCGTTTGAAAATTGCAtgcttcattttttgtttgtttatttatttgtttttcaacacaaggtttctctatgtagccctggccaccctggaactcagtctgtagaccaggctgtcctcgccaacgaactcacagagatcgacctgcctctgcctctgcatctcgagcgctaggattaaaggcgtgcactgcAGCTACCCAGTTGCTAAGCTTTTGTTTTGAGTCATTGCCAGGCTTTTCACAGAGATTGCATTGGTACAGTTCCATAACAGGATACAAGCACACCTCATTCCCCGTGTCCCCACCAACACTTACTTACtaatttttgaaatgttattttttgccagatatggtggtacacacctttaatctcagccctgaggagacagaggtagacaggtgtctctgagttcaaggccagactggtctaggTGGAGAGTTCTAGTTCAGCTAGGATTATGTAGCAATACCCCGCCTAACAACATTGTTGTTTTTTAAGCAGTGTCGGTGGGCATGGATTGTTTTAGCTTGCATTTTGTCAACGGCGAGTCTATTGACCGTTTTCTGTCTTCTTAGAGAAGCGTCTTTGTATCCTTTCCCAATTTATGTTCTAAGGTTAAGAAAAattgtgtgggatgtgtgtgtgtgtgtgtgtgtgtgtgtgtgtgtgtgtgtgtgtgacaccatatgtgtgtgtgcatgtgtgtaaccttgtgtatgtatatgaccttgtgtgtgtgtttgtgacaccatatgtgtgtgtgtatgtgtgactgaccgtgtgtatgtgtatgaccgtgtgtgtgtgtgtgtgtgtcatcatATGTGTGacattgtgtgtgcgtgtgaccgtgtatgtgtgtgatattgtgtgtgtgtgtcaccatatgtgtgtgtatgtgtgtgacattgtgtatgtgtgtgtgacattgtgtgtgtgtgtgaccgtgtgtgtatgtgtgtgtgtgtcaccatatgtgtgtatgtgtgtgacattgtgtgtgtgaccgtgtgtgtgtgtgtgtgtgtgtgtcaccatatgtgtgcatgtgacattgtgtgtgtgtatgtgtgtgtgtgtgtcaccatatgtgtgtgcatgcccatgaaggctagaagagggcatcactggatccctggagctatagttataggtagttgtgaggCACCCAACATGGGTTCTGAAACTGAATTGAGAAGCTCTGGAAGTGCTCTGAACTGCAGACCATTCTCTCTagcctcttctatttcttttattctaaaatcatttatttttatttttgtgtatatgtgtgtgcctatgtgagtGTATATCAAGTACCACCATCCCACTGCCCTCAgttctttttaaatgtaaagcTAGGGTTTCAATATGTTGACCTGTCTGGTCTCTCAAATTTACAGacctctgcctgcttttgcctcctgagtgctggtgtaGACAGTGACCTACCATGCTGAGATGAAGAtgtaattctttatgtaaaaataaacaagtacaatGTTCATCATTTTGTAAAATTAATTTCACCCTTAAAAATGGTAAAAAATTTATTATATGCCAAAGAGTTATCTTACAGTAAATCTCTTTATGATTCATTATCAGTAAATGTTCGATTTGTATATACACTTTATGCACCCATATAACCAAGGTAGCGTTAAGAATTTCTAAAGTGAGAAGGGTGCTGTGTAGGAAAAGGTGGAGAAGGCCGGCATCAGACCAGTGTTTACAAGTTCTCTCCATTCtcctttctcattcattcatgcCCTTCAGTTTGAGACATAAAAGGGTTTTGTTTCTTAAATAATGTTTCCATTCATGAATTTCCACCGTTGTTTTTCTCGGCCAGGGGACAGCTGCTGTAACCCCATGAGCATGGGTAGCATTAAAAAGATGGTTGAAAAGGAAATACCAGGGATTTACGTCCTGTCTCTGGAGATTGGGAAGAACATGGTGGAGGTAAGATCCCAGGCCATTCTCTGAGGGGTTTGAAAGACAGTGCTATTTGAACAGCCCACCTTGCATTTTTAGCAGCAAACCATAGTCCCGctggtttagttttattttatttggggtgTAGGCTTTTGctctgtagcacaggctgacctcgaacttgaTCTTCCCAGCTCATCCTCCCGAGTGCTTGGTCTACAGGCTTGTCCCATCCTGCTCAGCTGTGTCTAGTGGCCATGTGAGGGTGTAAGCCCCTGTCTCAGAGAAGATGCTATTCATGTACAAGGTCCTTCTTTTCACTCCTCTCTACTTCTCTTTTAGGATGTGGAGAACAGCTTCTTCTTGAATGTCAACCTCCAAGTCGGAATGGCATGTCAGATTCTGGAAAAGGATCCTAAGTTGCAACACGGATACAATGCTATTGGCTTCTCCCAGGGAGGCCAGTTCCTGTAAGTACCTTCCTGTTCCATGGTACCAGTTACAAGGAATCGGTGTTTCCTCTGTTCAGATGAATTGACTTTGGTATCTTCCCCTGTCAAAGAAAGGAAGTTAGTCTTAAAATGTCGCTATGTAAAAAGCTTTGTGgcactctctttctttctttctgtatgtgtgcggatgtgtgagcatgtgtgtggagggcagaggtcagTGTTCAGTGTCTTCAGCTACTCTCCACCTTCGTCttttagaaaaatttttaaaggttttacatttttatcaattATGTGCTTGTcggggtatgtgcacatgtgagtgcagtgcccacagaggccagagagagagcATCAGCTCACCTCGAGCTTTTTACAAGTAGTTATGAGTGACTCATCGTAGGTGCTGGGAGTCAAGCCTGAGTCCTTTGAAAGTAGCCAACACTCTTAACCATCGAATCATCTGTCTCCCGCccttattttaactttttaactaattatttttggggggtggggagtttAAGAGAAAGggtttctgtgtatccctggctatcaTGGAACTTAACTATATAAtagaccaagctagcctggatctcaagagatccacttgcttctgcctcccaagtgctggtgttaAACATGTACGCCACCACCACGTGGCTTAACttgaaaaaaattgtgtgtgtgtgtatgtgcgcatgtgtgcacatgcatgtgtgtgtgtgtgtgtgtgtgtgtgtgtgtgtgtgtgtgtgtgtgtgtgtaggtcagaagagaagacaggcaactttgaggagtcagttctccccttgTACCATGTGGGGCCCAGGAGTCAAAATctagtcatcaggcttggcacgGAGTGCTTAACCCTTGCTAGTCAACATTATATTATTGTCGTCCTCATCGTCATCATCACTGAGAAAGGATTTCTCcatgaacctggagctcagtaTTAAAAGGCTGGCTGTTGGCCAGCCCCAGGGGCGTTCTATCTGTACCCACCATGTGCTGATATTCTGGATTACTGTCGtgccaagccttttctttttttttttttttttttttctttcctaagggGGAGCATGCAATCCAggctcagttcctcatgcttgcatgacaaGTCCTTCACAGActtagccatctccccagcctctcttcATTTATTGTTTATGAAATAAGATATATATTCAGCCTTAGAAGAGGAAGATCCTGTAACTCTGTGGTTTGGAGACCCATGGGGTATTAAATAGCTCAGTCTGTGAAGTGACTATTGAAATAGTCTAACCTGACTATCAGAGCTAACAGCCACCCTTGATTTCTCCAGGAGGGCAGTGGCTCAGAGATGCCCAACACCTCCCATGATGACCCTGATCTCAGTTGGGGGACAACATCAAGGTAACGGTCACCTCTTTATTCCCAtgattctcttcctctttcccaaccCATGTCCATCTGatgttttgtatttcatttttctttcattcttccttctttattccttccttccttcctaccccctctctctccttctttctttctttctttctttctttctttctttctttctctctttcccccttgccctccccacccccatcttgttagatagcccaggctatcctcaaactctaAGCAGTTCTTCTGCTTCAGCCAGCCAGATGCTGAGGTCATAGGCATGCATACCcatcgtgtgtgtatgtgtgcatgcatgcgtgtgtgtgcgtgtctatgtatgtgtttaaTTTAGTTACATATATGGGGGATGTGAGGAGAACAGAGGTATTAcatttccctggagctggagtcatgggtattgtgagccaccttgcatgggtgctgggaacgtaactcaggtcctctgcaagagctgttCCTGCTCCTAACCATTGAGAAGTCACAGCCTTGCCTACttgctttttttaaatgtagtatTGTCGGGTGGTAGGGGCTCATGCCTTGAACaccagcactaaggaggctgaggcaagtagacctctgtgagttcgaggtcagcctggtctacagatgaagttccaggacacccagggctacacagaaaaaccctgtctcgaaaaggaaaaagaaagaaagaaagaaaagaagaaaagacgtAGGAGTTTGGTTTGTACACTACAGTCTGCCACCCTTGTGACATCCCATTTCTACATAATGGAACAAAGTAACCATCACCAAGGAGGGAGTAGGGATCTGCGGATTGCAAAGCTCTGCAGCACAGGCCAATCATTGATGGCCATCTCTTCTACTTCACTGATAAGATTCATAGAGGAAAGAGTCCCATCCAGCAAGTTAATAGTTGAGGACTTGCAAAAGTTGGGCTGTGCATGCCGCCTGGTGGTGATCCAGTTGTCCAGaatgtgcaaggtcctgggttctacccTAGCACTACCAGAAAAAGGGACAATGGCCTTCTCTGACGTGCTGTACTACTGACATTAACCAGGGTGTAAGCTGTTTGATCTCACCTTTACTGCCACTTAGAAATGCCCATTTGAGAGAACAGGTGTGCCACCGGATTAGAACTCCTCTCATGCTGTATGTTATCGTCAACATGTGTGACAACAAAAATTAAAGCTTGGGTGCAGGCtttaatgttctttttattttatgtatttattttagttttttgagacagtttctctgggtagcctccctgactgtcctggaactcactctgtagaccaggctggcctcgaactcacctgcctcctgactgctgagattaaaggtgtgtgtcactgcccagcaatttttttttaattttttaaaagctttatttcatatttatgtattatattcaCAGCATTTCCAGTCCTTGACCCCCTGGCCCCTCCTACTTCCTCccaaatttatggcctcttctttaattattatcagtgtgcacatatatagattgtgtgtgtgtttgtgtgtgtgcgtgtgtgtgtgcatggcctGCTGAGGCCATTTAGTGTTGCTCAGATGTACTTAGGATTGGACAACCTACCAGGGCTCATCCCTGAAGTCTCATTCTCTCTTGGTCATAAGTGCCTGTAATTCTTCATTTAGGGGTGGGGCCCCCATGAGATTTCCCCCACCTACACTGGCTTGTCAGTTGGGCACCTCATGAacagttgttctctgcattttgaccagttgtggtcTACTGTGGTAGTCTCCATCTACTGCAGAGAGAAGCTTCTGTGAGGAGAGTGAGAGGTGCACTTAACAGGAAACGCAGGTGCTGAAGTCACACGTCAAAGAGTGGCCTGTGACTGTGGTGATGGCaagctctccctctcttcctccctccctttgtgtatgtgtgtgcatgcgcgtgctcGCACATGTACTGTGCATGTACATACCCATGCGTGTGTGTCTTGCCGGTAATAAAACAGGGTCTCCACATGGTGAGGCAAGAACTGTACCACAGAGCTGCACCCCAGCTCACATTTGGCCTTCTCAACCCAAGGTGCTCCATATCTGTGTGTTCAAAGATCCACAGATGAGAACTATTCTGGGAAAGgccatggtgtttgtgtgtgcctagAATCCCAGAATTTAGGGattgggggcaggaggatcatccTCAAAGTTTTGAGTTCAGCTTGGGTTTATTAGCCCCTACcctatctttataaaaaaaaagagaaagggaaggggtggCAAGGGAGGGCAGAGGTAACGATTCAAGGAACGATTGAATCTGTATTGTTGGTGTACAgattattttctctctccctaAACAACACAGGGTAGTAACAATCCATGGAACCTTTGCGCTATACTAGGTATCAAAAGTCATTCGCACAGGAAGAGGAAATGCACCCATGAAAGTATGGcttgggaggggaatggggacaTGGAACCATATGATTTCCCCAGAAAGAGGATGAGGCAACCATGTGCTTGCTGTGTGTAACAGCCATAGATGGGTGAGGCTGGGGCAGAGGTCCCCGGGAGAGTGCCAGGAGGGAGCTGGCAGTGCTGCTAGTTCGCAGCACTTGGACTTCTTTATTTTTCCAGTTCCGCAGTGCCTGCTACAGTCGCATTCAGTATATAATTATTAGAGTAATGCCTGGTTGTCTTTTCCTACACAGGTGTCTTTGGACTCCCTCGATGCCCAGGAGAGAGTTCTCATATCTGTGACTTCATCAGGAAGTCACTTAACGCTGGTGCTTACTCCAAAGTTGTGCAAGAACGGTGAGTGCAGCTAACTGTCAGGTCCAGACTGTAGAGTGCTCTGCTGGCATGCGCACTCCGTAACTCCAGAGCAGTGGCTAAAGGTATCACAGCAGTTTATAACTCTAGTCCCGGGATCCTCTGGCCTCTAGGAGCATTGCCTCcacatggttcacagacatacacacaggaaaaaaacttgtacatataaaaataagtaaatgtggggctggagagacagctcagcagttaagagtctgttcttctagaggaccagggttcaattgccagcaacggacatggcagctcacaattgtctgtac
It encodes the following:
- the Ppt1 gene encoding palmitoyl-protein thioesterase 1 precursor; its protein translation is MASPGYRRLLAAALLPWCCAAWALGHLDPPSPPPLVIWHGMGDSCCNPMSMGSIKKMVEKEIPGIYVLSLEIGKNMVEDVENSFFLNVNLQVGMACQILEKDPKLQHGYNAIGFSQGGQFLRAVAQRCPTPPMMTLISVGGQHQGVFGLPRCPGESSHICDFIRKSLNAGAYSKVVQERLVQAQYWHDPIKEEVYRNCSIFLADINQERHINESYKENLMALKKFVMVKFFNDSIVDPVDSEWFGFYRSGQAKETIPLQETTLYTEDRLGLKKMDKAGKLVFLAKEGDHLQISKEWFTAHIIPFLK